The Vicinamibacteria bacterium genome includes a window with the following:
- a CDS encoding ABA4-like family protein, which yields MSMENLFDASFVLVAPFWLLMIFAPHWPVTRRIVQTVWIVAPAALLYAILILPRFVEVFPLVLMPEHAAIRELLGSPAGTTIGWIHYLAFDLFVGRWVYLDSRERGFSAWLVSPILFLVLMLGPFGFVLYLALRYTAPMIRAESA from the coding sequence ATGTCGATGGAAAACCTGTTCGACGCGAGCTTCGTTCTGGTCGCGCCGTTCTGGCTGCTAATGATCTTCGCTCCTCACTGGCCGGTGACCCGTCGTATCGTCCAGACGGTGTGGATCGTGGCGCCGGCGGCTCTCCTTTACGCGATCCTGATCCTCCCTCGCTTCGTCGAGGTCTTTCCGCTGGTCCTCATGCCGGAGCACGCGGCGATCCGTGAGCTCCTGGGCTCGCCAGCGGGCACGACGATCGGGTGGATTCATTACCTCGCGTTCGACCTCTTCGTCGGGCGTTGGGTCTATCTCGATTCCCGCGAACGTGGCTTCTCGGCATGGCTCGTGAGCCCGATCCTCTTCCTCGTGTTGATGCTCGGGCCTTTCGGCTTCGTTTTGTACCTGGCTCTACGGTACACGGCGCCGATGATAAGAGCCGAGTCAGCGTGA
- a CDS encoding type II toxin-antitoxin system RelE/ParE family toxin — protein MKVTLAESAVRDLEEIVAHYKEQGVPDLGADLVAVILDRIESLSDYPDSGRVVPKFDNPRLRELIHPPFRIVCRRDEERIRIVRVWRSERVLRLPRET, from the coding sequence TTGAAGGTCACTCTCGCCGAGTCGGCTGTGCGCGATCTCGAAGAGATCGTTGCTCACTACAAAGAACAGGGTGTTCCAGATCTCGGTGCCGACCTCGTCGCTGTCATTCTCGACCGCATCGAATCATTGAGCGATTACCCGGACAGCGGTCGCGTTGTTCCGAAGTTCGACAACCCCCGTCTCAGAGAGTTGATCCATCCTCCATTCCGCATCGTTTGTCGACGGGACGAGGAACGCATTCGAATCGTCCGTGTTTGGAGAAGCGAGAGAGTGCTAAGACTGCCGCGCGAGACGTAG
- a CDS encoding pyridoxamine 5'-phosphate oxidase family protein has protein sequence MSEKTYEHARPSRESVTPDVPEPTYAERARTLVHVGRIGTLSTVSRKHPDWPFGSLTPYGLDERGQPTFLISTMAMHTQNLLANDRASLFVTEASEVEDALGAGRVTLMGRVVRTPKDALESVRERYLARYENASYWVDFKDFAFFQMELVDLYFVGGFGVMG, from the coding sequence TTGTCAGAAAAGACGTATGAACATGCGCGGCCGTCTCGAGAAAGCGTGACTCCGGACGTTCCCGAGCCCACCTATGCGGAGCGTGCAAGGACCCTCGTTCACGTCGGGCGGATCGGAACGCTGTCGACCGTCTCGAGAAAACACCCGGACTGGCCTTTCGGATCACTGACCCCCTATGGCCTCGACGAACGCGGCCAACCGACCTTTCTCATCAGCACGATGGCGATGCACACCCAGAACCTTCTGGCGAACGACCGGGCGAGTCTGTTCGTGACCGAGGCATCCGAAGTGGAAGACGCGCTCGGTGCCGGTCGCGTTACCTTGATGGGGCGGGTCGTCCGCACACCGAAAGACGCGCTCGAGTCGGTGCGGGAGCGCTATCTGGCGCGCTACGAGAACGCGTCCTATTGGGTCGACTTCAAGGATTTCGCGTTCTTTCAGATGGAGCTCGTCGACCTTTACTTCGTCGGCGGCTTCGGCGTGATGGGTT